From the genome of Salvia splendens isolate huo1 chromosome 7, SspV2, whole genome shotgun sequence:
TACTAGTTTGCTATCTTAAAATTTTGATGAGCTTCTTTGGTTATGCAAGAAATAATGCTTGTGAAAGTAAATAAACTGCTGAATAATTAACAAATTTGATTAGCCTGGTCAGTGCTAAACTGATGCCCGAGCCTGACCTTCGGGTACAAGCCCCAATCAATCTGACACCCAGAATATCTCAAAATACTTGGTGAAAATATTGTAAACAAGAAAATTGTGTCATTAGCTTCTTCGGGAGTGAGTGACCAAACTCAAACCTATTGGtcatccttttttatttttgagtataTGTTACACCGGAGCGGATCTGCTCATTCACATAATACACCATTTCATACTacactaataaaataatgacatgtggatatttattaaattaacaaaataaaagactaaaaGATTAATTATCATCCTACATATCCTCATACACCATTATTGTGGGAATCGGGCCTTGGAAGGAGACCATTATTCTTGCAGCAAAAAAATACTTGCAAACTCCAACCTATCTTGTAGCCAGAGCTCATGCTCATAAACCTCATGTAGCcatgtttttttttacttttcagcGAAAGAAATGTGATCTCTTAAGTTAGTAACTCTAATCTTAGTTACTGGTGATGTTGGCCTTGTAGTTTGCTTCACCTAACATGATTGTGCATAGCAATTTCGTATAGCCCGTTAGTCTGTCAGCACGAACACAACACTTTCTTGAACTTGTTCGTATAAATGAGGTTGGGGTTGACAGACTCTTTACAGATTTCCCAGAGAGCCTCCATCATTACTAGCAGTGGACAAGTCCGTCACAGTAGGAGAAGAGGATGCATATAGCCTACTCGATAAAATCGTAGCTGTGATCACCAGCTTTAGACTCCCATAGTGTCTCATTTTTCATAGAATTATTTGTCCTAGTTTTTGATAGAATCAACTGCTTCTCTCTTCTAGAGATAAGACATTGGATGTATGCGTATTGAGTGTAATGATTTGACATTGCCCTAAATTGAACTATATGATATTCAAACTCAATAATAAATTGAACTTTGAGCTCAACATCCCTAAATTGAATCCAAACTTGACCTGAACTTGTCCAGATTTGGCATGAACAGCTCAAAGATGAACTGATATAAAATGATCAAGCTGTTTAAGCTAAATTAAACTTCTACAAAATGTGAAGATCCTTCCCAAACAGAACTTGCAGCTCAAAACCATATTAGCATTATATTACAATAATTTCTAACCAGATAGTTGGATTCATAAACAAGACCTAAAGAGAGAGTTTGCAGATTGATAGAATTACTCTTCCTTACCAAGATCTCAGCTTTTTGGCTTCCGGTGTGTCGGGGTCAACTAATACAATACTTTTACTTAGTGCCGATAGTGATACACCTGAATAATAAAACAGATGCTGATTGTCAGATTGCCTTAACTACATAATAATGAAATAAGTGTGATCATCAATTTCAATACCTTGAAATTCGCCTACTTTGAGAGATTTTATAGCAACTACAAGAGATTTATCAGCCATATCAAGAAGTTCTTGCCCGACACTAGTGGCCAGATGGATACATAtacatttccatttttaatataataataggaTAGATAGTAGAGATAAAGGAGCAGCTCGAAAATTTGCATTCATGACTTGTAGTAATATGGTGTTTCTCCTCCAACAAGATGGAATTGGAAGTGTTATTATCCGTTATTGGTTTGAGTAAGTTGGTGTATGAGGATATATAGGATGATAATTAAtcttttagttttttattttgttaatttaataaatagccacatgtcattattttattagtgtATAATTTTACTCcaaaatactccatccatcctagataatttgtctcattttccatttcaatccgtCCCACATCATTtgtccatattccactaactcattcctcctcacattttattataaaactaatatataaaagtaagctaacattcaactaactttttcaactcacatttcattacattttttataactcgtgcccggtcaaagtgagaattatctgggacagagagagtaaatGTGAGTTGTCTAATATACTGCACAACTATACATACTCATTTCAATtccattttgaaaaaaaattaatcaatatcATGCCTATCAAAGGAAAAACTGGAAAATGAAAAGTTAAAAACCCCACTAAATCAACAAGAGAGGCCTTCAAATTAACGAGAAATGAACTTGATGAAGACCTCTGTGATAGTACAGGTTAAAACCGCGTACAATATCAAACAATCAGAAGTCGATAATGGAATCAATACATGGCACATTTGCATTTTATGATCAAAAATCAAGGAATATACTGAACAACGGTGAGTAATTCGcagtaaaaaaaacaataaaaaatcgtAGGCATATGTAAACTTGAGATTTCgtataaaattaaaatcgtAGCCATATGATAAATTCAGTCTCATAAACAAACAACTTCATTAATCAAAACTAGATAAAAACAATAGGAAACGAAACTCTGTGAGTGAGACGCTTCAGAACCTGAGCTTAGAGAAAAACCAACGGTTCTTCCCGGTCTTAAACCTCTCCTCGAACCTGCTCTTCACCTCCTTGCAGGCGGAGACCTTCTTGTCACGCGAGACGAGCGCGTCAACGGAGACGACGTCCTTGAGATCCACGTCGAGCGTGTATCGCGTGGGCATAATGTGATTGTAGTTGACCAGCTTCACGAAGGCCTTCACGCGCGACTTCTTCGCCTGCTTCTTCGCTGAGTCCTTGCGGATGACTTTGCTCGGGTACTTGGCGATGCCGGCGACGAGGCAGTGACCGTAGGGGCGGTCGCGCGTTCCGTCGTCGAAGTTCTTCACGATGGTTGCTTTCTGGCCGGCGTAACGCCCTTGGAGGAGGACCACCGCCTTGTTTGCCTTGAGAAACTTCACCATTGTTGGAGCTTCTCTGTGTGTGTGCGCAGAAGTGAGAGGCCGATCggagaattagggttttaaGCGGAATTCATAGTATACTCCTATATGAGTTTGGGGGAAATGGCCCTCTAGCTCTagggtttttctcaatttttaatttgaatgaaTGGGCCTCTGTAAAGTGGGCTCAATATCTTTACTTTTCTACCCCGTTGTTAAGTAGATTGTggataaattatactccctccatagttaaaaaaaaaaagcaaatttATACCAAGAATTAATGTTGAGAGAACTTTCAATAAACTGGTAGTAATGAAATAATTTCATTGGAACAGACGAAAAATGAAAGTGTGCCTTTTTTATGGGACggtggagtatattttatctttttaatactCCGGCAACTAAAAATAGTTTCATATGTGCAATTTAcgaattttacaaaattaataaaacataaaagaaaattactaaAAGTAAATGTAGTTGTACATATTTTTAGATTGCTATGATACTTATTTCAGGTGATGTAGATGTACATATTTTTCTTCCACCACAAAATGCCTACACAAATTGTCAACACCTATTCCACCATCAAAATGCGTGATGAAGATTGGATTGTCTAAGTTTTGTATGGGAAATGTTACACGTCTTTGTTGTTGTAATTAAACGTTTATTTCATAATCTCAAATCGAGGTCTCCTATTTTAGTATCAGCAAAGGGCATTAATATAATCATTCAAGCAGGTCCCTAAATTACATTGGAGAATAGTATCTCACTACAACAAATGTCTAATTGACAGCATCCAGGCACGAACTAGGGATTACAAAAGTAACCCCAAATTATAGAGCACTGCTGAAACTCTAACACAGCTTGATTGTATCATGATTTATGGCTTAGGCGGAGGAGAACTGCtggtgctgctgctgctgctgctgctgctgctgtcatTCCTCCCTCTAATAGGCCTGACAggatataataatataatcacACAAGATCAAATGAAATTTCATAGTAAAATGAACAGTTCGACAGCTCATCATAGTCGACAcacaatttacaaaatacaaTTTGATAAATTACCTTCGAGGGCtccggctccggctccggctcCGTGATACCCTGCGAGGTCCCTGCAGCATATTCACAAGTTATACAAGCATTAGCTGTGCTGACCTAAAAAGAACCTGCAGCTTAGATTACA
Proteins encoded in this window:
- the LOC121742633 gene encoding 60S ribosomal protein L27-3-like isoform X1, which produces MVKFLKANKAVVLLQGRYAGQKATIVKNFDDGTRDRPYGHCLVAGIAKYPSKVIRKDSAKKQAKKSRVKAFVKLVNYNHIMPTRYTLDVDLKDVVSVDALVSRDKKVSACKEVKSRFEERFKTGKNRWFFSKLRCITIGTK
- the LOC121742633 gene encoding 60S ribosomal protein L27-3-like isoform X2 produces the protein MVKFLKANKAVVLLQGRYAGQKATIVKNFDDGTRDRPYGHCLVAGIAKYPSKVIRKDSAKKQAKKSRVKAFVKLVNYNHIMPTRYTLDVDLKDVVSVDALVSRDKKVSACKEVKSRFEERFKTGKNRWFFSKLR